In Haloarcula salinisoli, one genomic interval encodes:
- a CDS encoding GNAT family N-acetyltransferase, with protein sequence MTDYTRHFGSDADTIEMAHAVRRRVFIEEQGVDEAVEMDGRDDAATHVVLTDGSDPVATARFRFADPSTAKIERVAVLPDSRGQGLGSRVMDAAESAAVDDGATVAVLHAQVSVRGFYRELGYEPVGEQFEEAGIPHVEMRRRLG encoded by the coding sequence ATGACCGACTACACTCGCCACTTCGGCAGTGACGCCGACACTATCGAGATGGCCCACGCCGTCCGGCGCCGCGTATTTATCGAGGAACAGGGTGTCGACGAGGCCGTCGAGATGGACGGCCGCGACGACGCGGCCACACACGTCGTCCTCACCGACGGTTCCGACCCGGTCGCCACGGCCAGGTTCCGGTTCGCCGACCCGTCGACGGCCAAAATTGAACGCGTGGCGGTGCTGCCCGACTCCCGCGGCCAGGGGCTCGGCTCCCGTGTCATGGACGCCGCCGAGTCCGCTGCCGTCGACGACGGCGCGACCGTGGCAGTCCTCCACGCACAGGTCAGTGTCCGTGGGTTCTACAGGGAACTGGGCTACGAGCCCGTCGGGGAACAGTTCGAAGAAGCCGGCATCCCACACGTCGAGATGCGAAGGCGGCTCGGTTGA
- a CDS encoding DHH family phosphoesterase, with the protein MSAASGITMASMSTYAILGCGSVGHAVAEELVDEGKDVLILDADEGRVEALRDQDLNAQQADIGDEHVAETVHDRDVILIMSPDVTANAEAVRNIRAADGEQFIVARADDPVSADELTELGADVVINPSAVIADSALRALETGELEYKASQLGDVIDATEERMAILIHRSPDPDSIASAAALRAIARSRDVEADIIYEGEIGHQENRAFVNLLGIELASREDVELSAFDTFALVDVAKGGEVSVDEIDIIIDHYEHDEEYDAAFSDIRPNVSATSTILTKYIQELDLTLDQTVATALLYGIRAETLDFKRDTTPADLTAAAYLYPFADHDTLEQVESPSMSPETLDVLAEAIRNREVQGSHLVSNAGFIRDRDALSQAAQHLLNLEGITTTAVFAIADDTIYLAARSKDIRMNIGKVLADAFGGMGETAGHSTDASVEIPLGIFTGLDTSDDNRDTLLELTEEAVKRKLFEAMGVDSGEGSNGN; encoded by the coding sequence ATGAGTGCTGCCAGTGGCATTACGATGGCGTCGATGTCTACCTACGCCATCCTCGGGTGCGGGAGCGTGGGACACGCCGTGGCGGAGGAACTCGTCGACGAAGGGAAAGACGTCCTGATTCTGGACGCCGACGAGGGCCGCGTCGAGGCGCTGCGCGACCAGGACCTGAACGCCCAGCAGGCCGATATCGGGGACGAACACGTCGCCGAGACAGTCCACGACCGGGACGTTATCCTCATCATGTCACCGGACGTGACAGCCAACGCCGAGGCAGTCCGGAACATCCGCGCGGCCGACGGCGAGCAATTTATCGTCGCCCGCGCGGACGACCCCGTCTCGGCCGACGAACTGACCGAACTCGGCGCCGACGTGGTGATCAATCCCTCGGCGGTTATCGCCGACTCGGCGCTCCGTGCGCTGGAGACGGGCGAACTGGAGTACAAGGCCTCGCAGCTTGGCGACGTCATCGACGCCACGGAGGAGCGGATGGCGATTCTCATCCATCGCTCGCCGGACCCGGATTCCATCGCATCGGCGGCGGCACTGCGGGCCATCGCGAGGAGCCGCGACGTCGAGGCGGATATCATCTACGAGGGCGAAATCGGCCACCAGGAGAACCGCGCGTTCGTGAACCTGCTGGGCATCGAACTCGCCTCTCGCGAGGACGTCGAGCTGTCCGCGTTCGATACGTTCGCACTCGTCGACGTGGCGAAAGGGGGTGAGGTGAGCGTCGACGAGATCGACATCATCATCGACCACTACGAGCACGACGAGGAGTACGACGCCGCGTTCTCCGATATCCGGCCGAACGTCTCCGCGACCTCGACGATTCTGACGAAGTACATCCAGGAGCTGGACCTCACGCTCGACCAGACCGTCGCCACGGCCCTGCTATACGGTATTCGCGCCGAGACACTGGATTTCAAACGCGACACGACGCCGGCGGACCTGACCGCCGCCGCCTACCTCTACCCCTTCGCCGACCACGACACGCTGGAACAGGTCGAGTCGCCGTCGATGAGTCCGGAGACGCTGGACGTACTCGCGGAAGCGATACGGAACCGGGAGGTCCAGGGGAGCCACCTCGTCTCGAACGCGGGCTTCATCCGCGACCGTGACGCCCTCTCACAGGCGGCCCAGCACCTTCTCAACCTGGAAGGGATCACCACCACTGCCGTCTTCGCTATCGCCGACGACACCATCTATCTGGCCGCCCGCTCGAAGGACATCCGCATGAATATCGGCAAGGTGCTCGCCGACGCCTTCGGCGGGATGGGTGAGACGGCGGGCCACTCGACGGACGCCAGCGTCGAGATTCCGCTGGGCATTTTCACCGGGCTGGACACGAGCGACGACAACCGCGACACACTGTTGGAACTGACCGAAGAAGCAGTCAAACGAAAACTGTTCGAGGCGATGGGCGTCGATAGCGGCGAAGGCTCGAACGGGAACTAG
- a CDS encoding PRC-barrel domain-containing protein, translating to METEKIPQEITTLVGREVYSKNGVFVGEVEDIRLDLERQTVTGLALHQLNNELFSSEARSARGVIIPYRWVQAVGDVVIVNDIVERLHQPDDETDEEEVPA from the coding sequence ATGGAAACTGAGAAGATTCCTCAGGAGATTACGACGCTGGTGGGGCGGGAAGTGTATTCGAAAAACGGGGTCTTCGTCGGCGAAGTCGAAGACATCCGCCTCGACCTGGAACGACAGACTGTCACCGGCCTGGCGCTGCACCAGCTGAACAACGAACTGTTCTCCTCGGAGGCACGGAGCGCTCGCGGGGTCATCATTCCGTACCGCTGGGTTCAGGCCGTCGGTGACGTGGTCATCGTCAACGACATCGTGGAGCGACTCCACCAACCCGACGACGAGACGGACGAAGAAGAGGTCCCGGCCTAG
- a CDS encoding SRPBCC domain-containing protein, with translation MPEVSVSVEVPAAPETVWSVLTDTEAYPQWNTLLSVRGEFAVGETVAVRLSIPGLPTVPISPEITAVEPGRALRWRSRLFGIEADHAFLLEPLEDGGTRFVQTEQFSGAMAGPVLARFERRIRRGFEQMNVGLCRRATELTDDATR, from the coding sequence ATGCCCGAGGTCAGCGTGTCCGTCGAGGTCCCGGCCGCCCCCGAGACTGTCTGGTCGGTGTTGACCGACACCGAGGCCTACCCCCAGTGGAACACGCTGCTCTCGGTACGTGGCGAGTTCGCCGTCGGCGAGACCGTCGCCGTTCGGCTCTCGATTCCCGGCCTTCCGACCGTCCCCATCTCCCCGGAGATTACAGCCGTCGAGCCCGGGCGGGCCCTACGGTGGCGCTCGCGGCTGTTCGGTATCGAGGCCGACCACGCGTTCCTGCTTGAGCCACTCGAGGACGGCGGGACGCGGTTCGTTCAGACCGAACAGTTCAGCGGGGCGATGGCGGGGCCGGTCCTGGCCCGGTTCGAGCGGCGGATTCGACGCGGATTCGAGCAGATGAACGTCGGACTGTGCCGCCGAGCCACAGAACTCACCGACGACGCCACGCGCTAG
- a CDS encoding DUF7504 family protein, producing the protein MSANEDALQPELSLEQGTQLLLSLSSMQSPIAHLPADASRNVIVVSSKPSATVADRLAEEGAELSAVAHIPISGAETEYEGPMWTCDPLVPDDLTGLSMRLSRAFEALGESGYLLVENLNVFLMYAAENRVVRFVDHLTELAEDHDITGIYTLVGDAVGEETCDRLRLSVDTEVDRR; encoded by the coding sequence GTGAGTGCTAACGAGGACGCCCTCCAGCCGGAGCTGTCGCTGGAGCAGGGGACACAGCTCCTCCTGTCACTGTCGTCCATGCAATCACCGATAGCCCACCTGCCGGCCGACGCATCCCGGAACGTCATCGTCGTCTCCTCGAAGCCCTCAGCGACCGTCGCTGACCGGCTCGCAGAGGAGGGCGCGGAGCTTTCGGCCGTCGCCCACATCCCGATATCGGGCGCCGAGACGGAGTACGAGGGGCCGATGTGGACCTGTGACCCGCTGGTTCCCGACGACCTCACGGGGCTGAGCATGCGTCTCTCCAGGGCTTTCGAGGCCCTCGGCGAGAGCGGTTATCTCCTCGTCGAGAACCTCAACGTCTTTCTCATGTACGCCGCGGAGAACCGTGTCGTCCGCTTCGTGGACCATCTGACGGAACTGGCCGAGGACCACGACATCACAGGGATATACACGCTGGTCGGGGACGCCGTCGGCGAGGAAACCTGCGACCGGCTCCGCCTGAGCGTCGACACCGAAGTGGACCGCCGTTGA
- a CDS encoding protein sorting system archaetidylserine synthase (This PssA-like phosphatidyltransferase, along with a PssD-like decarboxylase, is required in Haloarchaea for the archaeosortase ArtA to replace the PGF-CTERM sorting signal with a C-terminal lipid anchor.): MSFRVHRRLSRADSVTLCNAVVGFAAGVVAFTDLQLAARLILLSVIVDALDGITARNGESSDVGPLLDSITDVLSFGVTPSLFVYVVLRSNYGAVGETTAFVSVGLLAVASLYAVFSILRTAFYTTYFDGAEERPGMPNSLGAILLATAYLAGVTDPVAITVGATALAVAQVSPFDYPKPGVKTVGPMGVVLFGAVVAPTEFGRAAPRLMLAIALLFFALGPRYYWAD, encoded by the coding sequence ATGAGCTTCAGGGTGCATCGCCGACTCAGCCGGGCCGACTCCGTAACGCTGTGTAACGCGGTCGTCGGCTTCGCCGCCGGGGTCGTGGCGTTTACCGACCTCCAGCTTGCCGCGCGGCTCATCCTGCTTTCGGTCATCGTCGACGCGCTAGACGGTATCACGGCCCGCAATGGGGAAAGCTCCGACGTCGGCCCGCTGCTTGACTCCATCACTGACGTGCTCTCGTTTGGCGTCACGCCGAGCCTGTTCGTCTACGTCGTGTTACGGTCGAACTACGGGGCGGTCGGCGAGACGACCGCGTTCGTCTCCGTCGGCCTGCTCGCCGTCGCCTCGCTGTACGCCGTCTTCTCTATCCTCCGGACGGCCTTTTATACGACCTACTTCGACGGCGCCGAGGAGCGGCCCGGGATGCCAAACTCCCTGGGAGCGATACTGCTGGCGACGGCCTATCTGGCCGGTGTCACCGACCCCGTCGCTATCACGGTGGGTGCGACCGCGCTCGCGGTCGCACAGGTCTCGCCCTTCGATTACCCCAAGCCGGGAGTCAAAACGGTGGGGCCGATGGGCGTCGTCCTCTTCGGGGCCGTCGTGGCCCCGACCGAATTCGGTCGGGCTGCCCCCCGCCTGATGCTCGCCATTGCGCTCCTGTTTTTCGCCCTCGGCCCGCGCTATTACTGGGCCGATTAG
- a CDS encoding alpha/beta fold hydrolase has product METVAHHGRTTAYRKAPGDGSGPGALYVHGSGGTHRLWSHQYGPEGPAHPAVALDLSGHGDSEDVSTTPGSETLEAYAEDVVAVARVTDADVLVGNSLGGAIAQWVALESDWQPDALVLAGTGATLPVFDGLLAWLDDDFERAVDFLHGRDRLFHANDESLRGPSRDQLRAVGRRVTRRDFRTCDQFDVTGRLSAIDAPTLALCGEHDRLTPRSDHEALAMELPQGEFAVVADAAHLAMLERPSAFNRAVEGFLGAVLGD; this is encoded by the coding sequence ATGGAGACTGTGGCACACCACGGGCGGACCACGGCCTATCGGAAAGCTCCCGGCGACGGCTCGGGTCCGGGGGCGCTCTACGTCCACGGGAGTGGTGGGACACATCGGCTCTGGAGCCACCAGTACGGACCCGAGGGACCGGCCCATCCGGCTGTCGCCCTGGACCTGAGTGGCCACGGTGACTCCGAGGACGTGTCGACCACCCCGGGCAGCGAGACACTCGAGGCGTACGCCGAGGACGTCGTCGCCGTCGCCCGCGTGACCGACGCCGACGTGCTGGTGGGCAACTCACTCGGGGGCGCAATCGCCCAGTGGGTCGCCCTTGAGTCCGACTGGCAGCCCGACGCACTCGTTCTGGCGGGGACTGGGGCAACGTTACCAGTCTTCGACGGTCTCCTGGCGTGGCTCGACGACGACTTCGAGCGAGCCGTCGACTTTCTCCACGGACGCGACCGACTCTTTCACGCCAACGACGAGTCACTCCGTGGCCCGTCTCGGGACCAGCTCCGCGCTGTCGGCCGTCGCGTCACTCGCCGGGATTTCCGGACCTGCGACCAGTTCGACGTGACCGGCCGGCTTTCGGCTATCGACGCGCCGACGCTGGCGCTGTGTGGTGAACACGACAGACTGACGCCCAGGAGCGACCACGAGGCTCTCGCTATGGAGCTTCCACAGGGGGAGTTCGCCGTCGTCGCCGACGCCGCGCATCTGGCGATGCTGGAGCGGCCATCGGCGTTCAACCGTGCTGTCGAGGGCTTTCTCGGAGCCGTACTCGGGGACTAA
- a CDS encoding DUF7127 family protein: MNTDQQLFDEMSVRRFEYDDSVVLAADVGVADDTTVDVVDDTVILVTGDEQYEQPLPDESDARAFINNGVLTIELSDEEAH, translated from the coding sequence ATGAACACAGACCAACAGTTGTTCGACGAGATGTCCGTCCGCCGATTCGAGTACGACGACAGCGTCGTCCTCGCGGCGGACGTGGGCGTCGCCGACGACACCACCGTGGACGTCGTGGACGACACTGTGATTCTCGTCACCGGTGACGAACAGTACGAACAGCCCCTGCCCGACGAGAGCGACGCACGGGCGTTTATCAACAATGGCGTCCTCACTATCGAACTGTCAGACGAGGAGGCACACTAG
- a CDS encoding CDC48 family AAA ATPase, whose amino-acid sequence MKLTVKPLKQKDAGRGLAAIDRAAMDEMDLENGDYIVLEGKNRAVARVWPGYPEDDGNGIVRIDGQLRQEAGVGIDDSVTVEKADVKPATSVTVALPQNLRVRGNVGPMIRNNLSGQAVTQGQTVPVSFGLGPLSSMSGQKIPLRIAETAPSGTVVVTDSTEIQVSEKPAEQIREGEGAASPESPDVTYEDIGGLDDELEQVREMIELPMRHPELFQQLGIEPPKGVLLHGPPGTGKTLMAKAVANEIDAYFTTISGPEIMSKYYGESEEQLREVFEEAEENSPAIVFIDEIDSIAPKRGETQGDVERRVVAQLLSLMDGLEERGQVIVIGATNRVDAIDPALRRGGRFDREIEIGVPDKEGRKEILQVHTRGMPLSEEIDIDSYAENTHGFVGADLATLTKESAMNALRRIRPELDLESEEIDAEVLEKLEISDDDVKDAMKGIEPSALREVFVEVPDVTWDSVGGLEDTKERLRETIQWPLEYGSVFEAMDLDAAKGVLLYGPPGTGKTLLAKAVANEAQSNFISVKGPELLNKFVGESEKGVREVFAKARENAPTVVFFDEIDSIAGERGGGQTDSGVGERVVSQLLTELDGIEEMEDVVVVATTNRPDLIDSALLRPGRLDRHVHVPVPDEEARRAIFSVHTRDKPLADGVDLNSLARRTDGYVGADIEAVCREASMAATREFINSVDPEEIGDSVSNVRVTMDHFEHALSEVGPSVTDETRERYDEIEQRFDTAEPDLEEDKVGRTFQ is encoded by the coding sequence ATGAAACTAACAGTCAAACCCTTAAAGCAGAAAGACGCAGGACGCGGCCTCGCGGCCATCGACCGGGCCGCCATGGACGAGATGGACCTCGAGAACGGTGATTACATCGTCCTCGAGGGCAAGAACCGCGCCGTCGCCCGCGTGTGGCCGGGCTACCCCGAGGACGACGGTAACGGTATCGTCCGCATCGACGGCCAGCTTCGCCAGGAGGCCGGCGTCGGCATCGACGACTCCGTGACCGTCGAGAAGGCCGACGTCAAGCCCGCGACCAGCGTGACCGTCGCCCTGCCCCAGAACCTCCGGGTCCGGGGCAACGTCGGCCCGATGATTCGCAACAACCTCAGCGGACAGGCCGTCACGCAGGGCCAGACCGTCCCCGTGAGCTTCGGCCTCGGACCGCTCTCCTCGATGTCCGGCCAGAAGATTCCGTTGCGAATCGCCGAGACGGCGCCGTCCGGAACCGTCGTCGTCACCGACTCGACGGAGATTCAGGTCAGCGAGAAGCCCGCCGAGCAGATACGTGAAGGCGAAGGCGCGGCCAGCCCCGAATCGCCCGACGTGACCTACGAGGACATCGGCGGCCTGGACGACGAACTCGAACAGGTCCGCGAGATGATCGAGCTGCCGATGCGCCACCCAGAGCTGTTCCAGCAGCTCGGCATCGAGCCGCCGAAAGGGGTCTTGCTCCACGGCCCGCCCGGCACCGGGAAAACCCTGATGGCGAAAGCCGTCGCCAACGAGATCGACGCGTACTTCACGACTATCTCCGGCCCGGAGATAATGTCGAAGTACTACGGCGAGAGCGAAGAGCAGCTCCGTGAGGTCTTCGAGGAGGCCGAGGAGAACTCCCCCGCTATCGTCTTCATCGACGAGATCGACTCTATCGCGCCCAAGCGCGGCGAGACCCAGGGCGACGTGGAACGTCGCGTCGTCGCCCAGCTCCTCAGCCTGATGGACGGGCTCGAGGAGCGCGGGCAGGTCATCGTCATCGGCGCGACCAACCGCGTCGACGCCATCGACCCGGCGCTGCGCCGCGGTGGCCGCTTCGACCGGGAGATCGAGATCGGCGTCCCGGACAAGGAGGGCCGCAAGGAGATCCTGCAGGTCCACACCCGCGGGATGCCCCTCTCCGAGGAGATCGACATCGACAGCTACGCCGAGAACACCCACGGCTTCGTCGGCGCCGACCTCGCCACGCTCACGAAGGAGTCGGCGATGAACGCGCTCCGGCGCATCCGCCCCGAGCTCGACCTCGAATCGGAGGAAATCGACGCCGAGGTCCTGGAGAAACTGGAGATAAGCGACGACGACGTCAAGGACGCGATGAAGGGCATCGAGCCCTCCGCGCTCCGTGAGGTCTTCGTCGAGGTCCCCGACGTCACCTGGGACTCCGTCGGCGGACTCGAAGACACGAAAGAACGGCTCCGTGAGACCATCCAGTGGCCCCTGGAGTACGGCTCCGTCTTCGAGGCGATGGACTTAGACGCCGCCAAGGGCGTCCTGCTGTACGGCCCGCCGGGCACGGGGAAGACCCTGCTCGCGAAGGCCGTCGCCAACGAGGCTCAGTCGAACTTCATCTCCGTGAAGGGGCCCGAGCTGCTGAACAAGTTCGTGGGCGAGTCCGAGAAGGGCGTCCGCGAAGTGTTCGCCAAGGCCCGAGAGAACGCCCCGACGGTGGTGTTCTTCGACGAGATCGACTCCATCGCCGGCGAGCGTGGCGGTGGCCAGACCGACTCCGGTGTCGGCGAACGGGTCGTCTCCCAGCTGCTGACCGAACTCGACGGTATCGAGGAGATGGAGGACGTGGTCGTCGTCGCGACGACGAACCGACCGGACCTCATCGACAGCGCGCTCCTGCGCCCCGGTCGCCTGGACCGCCACGTCCACGTCCCGGTCCCCGACGAGGAGGCCCGCCGGGCCATCTTCTCGGTCCACACCCGCGACAAACCGCTGGCCGACGGCGTCGACCTCAACAGTCTGGCCCGCCGGACCGACGGCTACGTCGGCGCCGACATCGAGGCCGTCTGCCGCGAGGCCTCGATGGCCGCGACTCGGGAGTTCATCAACAGCGTGGACCCCGAGGAGATCGGTGACTCGGTCTCCAACGTCCGCGTGACGATGGACCACTTCGAGCACGCGCTCTCGGAGGTCGGCCCCAGCGTCACCGACGAGACCCGCGAACGCTACGACGAGATCGAACAGCGCTTCGACACGGCCGAACCCGACCTCGAAGAGGACAAGGTCGGACGGACGTTCCAGTAG
- a CDS encoding cytochrome c oxidase subunit 3, whose amino-acid sequence MSGWLNTAGGHAEEDHDGEHHEHRSRWPLIAAIGAGMLYLGAGFFFVGPDLVPVLIPAGLAGVGMVGMLAGLFGWAYEAFLAPAAGHGTGGADLYTTTMILFLASDLSTFSAGFIYYAFVRAGAWEASHGLLTPLVFINTALLVASSFTIHYGHHALEAGDRKKFLGLLGATLVLGVVFLGGQVYEYYELLVVEGFSLTSGVLGSAFYGLTGLHGLHVALGVLLIAIAFGRSLRGEYGPGNDTAIRTTSLYWHFVDVVWIFLVVVLYVGASI is encoded by the coding sequence ATGTCCGGTTGGCTGAACACCGCTGGCGGTCACGCCGAAGAAGACCACGACGGAGAGCACCACGAACACCGGAGTCGGTGGCCACTCATCGCAGCCATCGGCGCGGGAATGCTGTATCTCGGAGCCGGATTCTTCTTCGTCGGCCCCGACCTCGTCCCCGTATTGATTCCCGCCGGGCTCGCCGGCGTCGGAATGGTGGGGATGCTCGCTGGCCTCTTTGGCTGGGCCTACGAGGCCTTTCTCGCCCCGGCAGCCGGTCACGGCACCGGTGGGGCCGACCTCTATACGACGACGATGATACTCTTTCTGGCCTCCGACCTGTCGACGTTCTCGGCGGGCTTTATCTACTACGCGTTCGTCCGGGCCGGCGCCTGGGAGGCGAGTCACGGGCTGCTCACGCCACTCGTGTTCATCAACACCGCCCTGCTGGTCGCCAGCAGCTTCACTATCCACTATGGCCACCACGCGCTCGAAGCGGGTGACCGCAAGAAGTTCCTCGGCTTGCTCGGTGCGACGCTGGTACTCGGCGTCGTCTTCCTCGGTGGGCAGGTCTACGAGTACTACGAGCTGCTCGTCGTCGAAGGGTTCTCGCTGACGAGTGGCGTCCTCGGCAGCGCGTTCTACGGTCTGACTGGGCTACACGGCCTCCACGTCGCGCTGGGCGTCCTGCTCATCGCCATCGCCTTCGGCCGGTCGCTTCGTGGCGAGTACGGCCCCGGTAACGACACCGCCATCAGGACGACGTCGCTGTACTGGCACTTCGTCGACGTGGTGTGGATCTTCCTCGTCGTCGTCCTCTACGTCGGCGCGTCTATCTGA
- a CDS encoding PH domain-containing protein translates to MTTQVHRVNGDAEAAEEDDEATEESDQWALHRVHPSTKPVAIRFVAYLVAGIAAVLVFLDNPELLGSRDVTNIGLLITQVLVVIALVRQVVKFVRLRHTEYIVTEGMVTIAYQLLGRSETRQVPFERVRSHELRQGRIESQLDLGTITLNQGLGGIALANVPKPFDVYESIREQTEL, encoded by the coding sequence ATGACCACACAGGTCCACCGCGTGAACGGTGACGCTGAGGCGGCTGAGGAGGATGACGAGGCAACCGAGGAGTCAGACCAGTGGGCGCTGCACCGCGTCCACCCCAGCACCAAGCCGGTCGCGATTCGTTTCGTCGCGTATCTGGTCGCTGGCATCGCGGCTGTGCTCGTCTTCTTGGACAACCCCGAGCTGCTCGGAAGCCGGGACGTGACCAATATCGGACTGCTCATCACGCAAGTGCTTGTGGTGATAGCGCTCGTGCGCCAGGTGGTCAAGTTTGTCCGGCTGCGTCACACCGAGTACATCGTCACGGAGGGGATGGTGACGATAGCCTACCAGCTGCTCGGGCGGTCGGAGACGCGCCAGGTCCCCTTCGAGCGCGTCCGCAGCCACGAGCTGCGGCAGGGTCGCATCGAGAGCCAACTCGACCTGGGCACCATCACGCTCAACCAGGGCCTCGGTGGCATCGCACTCGCCAACGTCCCGAAGCCGTTCGACGTCTACGAGAGCATCCGGGAACAGACGGAACTGTAG
- a CDS encoding PQQ-binding-like beta-propeller repeat protein — MDRRSLLATTAGFLTASSAGCLRLSNQETATVTPSEAGTDTETESDGEKSGPSPGSPMFQYDAANTGTNTDETGPQSSVEVEWSYGESTSMLSPPAVVDGTVYAADGAEVFAASADDGNKQWSFDTESTVFSSPAVVDGTVYFGSYDFSLYAVSAADGTEQWSSDISVSSSPAVVDNTVYVVSGEGNVYAVSAGAGSEQWSYETGVATSSPAVVDNTVYVGFADGTVSALSAADGTEQWSFQTGNPVHSSPAVVDGTVYVGSNDHHVYAISAADGIGQWSYKTGDAWRSDVSASPAVADGTVYIGSDTGSVYALSAEDGTEQWTFETGDLVQSSPVVVDGTVYVGSDDNNLYALSAADGSEQWSYDTGSRVDTSPVVVDDTIFFSGGALS, encoded by the coding sequence ATGGACCGGCGTAGCTTGCTCGCCACGACAGCCGGGTTCCTGACAGCGTCATCGGCCGGGTGTCTCCGCCTCTCGAACCAGGAGACAGCGACAGTCACGCCGTCGGAAGCGGGGACTGACACCGAGACGGAATCCGACGGGGAAAAGTCGGGCCCCAGTCCGGGCTCACCGATGTTCCAGTACGACGCTGCGAACACGGGGACGAACACGGATGAAACCGGACCGCAATCCTCCGTCGAGGTAGAGTGGTCGTACGGGGAATCCACTAGCATGCTTTCGCCGCCGGCAGTCGTCGATGGGACCGTCTACGCCGCGGACGGCGCAGAGGTGTTCGCGGCGTCGGCCGACGACGGCAACAAGCAATGGAGCTTCGATACAGAGAGTACTGTATTTTCGTCACCGGCAGTGGTCGATGGCACCGTCTACTTCGGGAGTTACGATTTCAGCCTGTACGCGGTGTCGGCTGCGGATGGCACGGAGCAATGGTCGTCCGATATTTCCGTGAGTTCGTCGCCCGCAGTGGTCGATAACACCGTCTACGTCGTGAGTGGCGAGGGTAACGTGTACGCGGTATCTGCGGGGGCCGGCTCCGAGCAATGGTCGTACGAGACAGGGGTTGCGACTTCGTCGCCCGCAGTGGTCGATAACACCGTCTACGTCGGCTTTGCCGACGGCACCGTATCCGCGTTATCGGCGGCCGACGGTACCGAGCAATGGTCCTTCCAGACTGGAAATCCGGTGCATTCGTCGCCGGCGGTGGTGGATGGTACGGTCTACGTCGGAAGTAACGACCACCATGTGTACGCGATATCGGCGGCGGATGGCATCGGGCAATGGTCGTACAAGACCGGGGATGCCTGGCGGTCGGATGTGAGTGCGTCGCCGGCAGTGGCCGATGGCACTGTCTATATCGGGAGTGACACCGGCAGTGTGTACGCTTTGTCGGCCGAGGACGGTACCGAGCAATGGACCTTCGAAACTGGAGATTTGGTACAGTCGTCGCCAGTAGTGGTCGACGGGACCGTCTACGTCGGGAGCGACGACAACAATCTGTACGCGTTGTCGGCTGCTGACGGCTCCGAGCAATGGTCGTATGATACTGGGAGCCGAGTCGACACGTCGCCGGTAGTGGTCGATGACACCATCTTCTTCAGCGGCGGCGCCCTGTCGTAA